In Xyrauchen texanus isolate HMW12.3.18 chromosome 23, RBS_HiC_50CHRs, whole genome shotgun sequence, a genomic segment contains:
- the LOC127663256 gene encoding uncharacterized protein LOC127663256, with protein sequence MKVSVCVVFAAACWLVAQAGEPQVILTLSKVMNEIKKLNKGTVNNSSNLMNSPITGEIKDCCIASALECFRSNVIYLNVKDANVKKSQKIIHNELRKTFIKNSVSSCSQKEILESQCKSCDSYPMVDGRTYVQNFQTLLNMKQLLEITPTSLTSHTTCMTVLCLSPQDLEEPAILILAELKQGLLMVLMQAGEGLEDLGQLGELHGTYFNLSRVLAPV encoded by the exons ATGAAGgtatctgtgtgtgttgtgtttgcagcGGCATGCTGGCTTGTAGCGCAAGCAGGGGAGCCACAGGTGATCCTCACGCTGAGTAAAGTCATGAATGAAATCAAGAAATTAAACAAGGGAACG GTCAACAACAGCAGCAACTTGATGAACTCGCCCATCACCGGTGAAATCAAG GACTGCTGCATTGCATCTGCCCTGGAATGCTTTAGATCCAATGTGATCTACCTTAATGTCAAGGATGCAAACGTAAAGAAGTCACAGAAGATAATCCACAACGAGCTACGCAAAACATTCATT aaaaataGTGTGTCCAGTTGCAGTCAGAAAGAGATACTG GAATCCCAATGCAAATCATGTGACTCTTACCCCATGGTTGACGGTCGAACATATGTGCAGAATTTTCAGACTCTCCTAAATATG AAACAGTTATTGGAAATTACGCCAACCAGTTTGACGAGCCACACCACTTGCATgacggtcctctgcttgagcccgcaagATCTCGAAGAACCAGCGATCCTGATCCtggcggagctcaagcagggcttGCTGATGGTTCTGATGCAGGctggcgagggactggaggatctcggtCAGCTGGGAGAGCTCCATGGGACGTACTTCAACTtatcccgggttttggcaccagtgtaa